A region of the Sminthopsis crassicaudata isolate SCR6 chromosome 6, ASM4859323v1, whole genome shotgun sequence genome:
GGCAAGTGTGCTGGGGCTGCTCCTCCTGGGGCGGGAGCTAGAGGGGCTCGGCCCCTGTCGCAGGTGAAGCGGGGGTTACCAAGAGGGACTGACTGacagcctccccccccccaggccctCGGGCTTCAGCTCAGCAGGTGCTCCGGCCGCCCGTGCCCGCGACACCCCCCCCCAGCTCCGGCTGCTCACTCTTCCTCCCCGTTGCCCTCGGTTTCCTCCCCTTTGCGATGGCTGCTTCCGTGCCGCGGGGCTTGCGGAAGGGGTCCTGGCCCGAGGCCCCGTCCCTGACCCGCCTTGTCTCCCTACAGTACCGCTCCCCAGAGGGTCCCCGTGGCCTCCCCCTCCGCCCACAACATCAGCAGCAGTGGGGGAGCCCCCGAACGGACCAACTTCCCCCGCGGCGTGTCGAGCAGAAGCACCTTCCACGCCGGGCAGCTGCGCCAGGTGCGGGATCAGCAGAACCTGCCCTACGGGGTCACCCCTGCCTCCCCCTCTGGCCACAGCCAGGGCCGAAGAGGGGCCTCCGGCAACCTCTTCAGCAAGTTCACCTCCAAGTTTGTTCGCAGGTGAGCGGGGGCCGGGGCTGCTACGATGCAGGGGTGGAGGGCCTGGGGGTGCCCtgtgtctccccctcccccccactccccacccccttccccctcTCACATGCTCCTCAGTCCCAGCCCAAAGCAGATGGCCAAGGCCGCCTCCTCCCCAGGAGTGTGAACTGGGATGCTAAAATAAAAGCCCCCTCTTCTCTCCTGAGTTCCCATGGAAACTCTTCTCCCGGTGACGCAGCTGCAGAATGGAGGCGAAGGCGCCGGGGCAGGAGAGCTGGGCCTTCTGGCCTCTGGGCTCGGCTGGTTTGGAGACTTCCTTTCCCAGAGCCACTCGGGCTGGGCCGGccgctcccctccctccctgcagCGGGCGCTCCCGGGGCGGGCGGCCTGGCCCCGGGCACCTCGCCTCGCTGAGTGGCTTTCCCTAGCCGAGCAGGCACCTGGTTCACAAGGGCCTCCTCCCTACCCGCTTATCCACACACCgtcttgttgttggtttttttattttatttctttttttattttgtcttttttgttttgttttgttttgtttttttttagaaatctgtCTTTCAGGTTTGCCAGAAGGTAGGCGTTGAGCCCGCTGTGTGTGTCTGTGCCCTGTCCTGTCTCTGTCATAAGCCCCCTGTCCCGGCTCCTCCCCTCTGCCACCCGCTAACGGAGTCTGTGTGGCCTCTGGCTCCCAGCAGACATCTTAAAGGGAGGCTGCCCTCCCCGGCCCCGCGCCCGGCGGGCCTTGGGGGAGGAGGGCCCGAGAAGGCTCCTGGGCCGTCGGGCCGGGGGGGGAGGGCAGTGGATGGAGCCGGGTGACCCTTGGCTCGGGCCCATTCAGGGAATGTCACGGGAAGGGTCGGTGGTGGCCCCGGGGCCTGGAAGTGACCCCGACTTCCTAGGAGCTGGGAAAGGGTGGGCACCGGGGCCGGGCGCTTTGCCCGACCCACGCATCTGCTGGGTGCCCACGCGGGCAGGCTTCTGGGGAGAGGGGCTTGGGCAGAGGGCCTGCCTCCCCTTTAAGATTGTCTTGCCCTCGCTGTCCCGGGCTCTGGGGCCCAGGTGGCTGCTTCCTTTCCCCTGACCCTGCGTGCATGTGAGGGGCCCGAGGCTTTCCCCATTCGTCTCGGAGCGGCTTCCCTCCCCCCAGCTCCCCGGGTTCCCAGAAGGGCTCTGCCTCCGGCTCCTCCTGCCCCCTTTGTGGTGGGGACTCTGGGTCATGGGCTGGGCCGGCCAGCTCAGAGGGAGAGGTTTGGGGGTCAGCAGCGCCCCCTCCTGTTAGGCAAGTCTCATCACAAGAGACAGCTGcccccctcctctccccacaGCAGATCTCGTCCCTGGGCGGCTTTTCCCCGGCCCGCCTCCATCTGGACAGCTCCTCAGGGCCCCGAACACCAGGGAAGGGCAGACCCCCAAGGGATCCGCCACAGGGCAGCAAGGGGCAAAGCCTGAGTTTATGGCCCCGACCCCTTCCCGGGTTACCGGCCATCCTCCTTGGCCCGGCCCCTGAGAAGAGAGGGAGCCCCTAAGGTCTCAGGAGGTCAAGGGCTCCCTCGGAAGCTGGCTCAGCTTGGTGCAGGCcctggggaggagaggaggggctTTCGCTCCCGGTGTGGACCCCTTCCCTGCCCCTCTCTGGGTGTGTTTGAGTGCCGtttttgtgtgtgtctttgtgcTCCCCCAcgtgcctctccccatctctgcctcccccccaccccagagaAGCCGCTCAGCGGGGCCAGAACCCCGAGGCTGTGGGCACCCCGGGGAGGGCTCAGCGGAGCACGGCCCAGAGGCCCCCCAGGCTGCCCGGCGGGGAGGGAGGGTTCTTGGGGTGCTCTCGGGGAGCCTCCCGTTCCCGTCCCCCATCTCTGCCGAAGTCCTGCCGGCCGACACTCAGGGCCCCTCACAGCTCCCTGGCTCTCTGCTCCGTCAGCTCCTCAGACACCCCCGACGTCGGCGGGCAGACAGTCGGACCTGGGTGTCCGCTGGATGGGGGAGCCTGGGTGGGAGTGGGGAGCAGCGTCGGACCTCCGGCTCCTCTCCTTGGGGCGGGGGCCCCGGCACGCTGGTGTCGAGCCTTCTCTGGGCCCGGTCCCACCAAACGGTGGcgcctcccccttctctccctcaccTTGGGTCTGGCAGCGGCGGAAGGAGTGAGACCCCGAACTAAACTCTCCCTCGCTCTGTTTTTTGAGGAACCCGAATGAGCCCGAAAGCAAAGACCGAGTGGAAACCCTCAGGTGAGAGAGAGCCAGCTGTGAGCCCCCAGCCGGTCAGAGGGCGCAGCCCCTCCGACGCCCGACCTCCTCCCGCTCTCCTCCTGCCGCCACTCGGTGCCCCCCCCGGCCCAGGCCCTAGAACCGGAGGCTCCCCGCCCTGTCTCCGTGGGCTCGGCGTGCTCTCGACTCTCGGGAGCCGGCGCCCCGTGTTCCCGGGGGTCTCCCCTCCCCGGCGCgccctccccgccccctccccaaGCAGGCGCCCGGGCCTAACGCCCCGCTCTCCCCCGCAGACCTCACCTGGTGGGCGGCGGGGGCAGCGACAAGGACAAGGACGAGAACCGGGAGGCGAAGCCGCGCTCCCTGCGCTTCACCTGGAGCATGAAGACCACCAGCTCCATGGAGCCCAACGAGATGATGCGGGAGATCCGGAAGGTGCTGGACGCTAACAACTGCCAGTGCGAGCTGCAGGAGAAGTTCATGCTGCTGTGCATGCACGGGACGCCGGGCCACGAGACCTTCGTGCAGTGGGAGATGGAGGTGTGCAAGCTGCCCCGCCTCTCCCTCAACGGCGTGCGCTTCAAGCGCATCTCGGGCACCTCCATGGCCTTTAAGAACATCGCCTCCAAGATTGCCAACGAGCTCAAGCTTTAACAGGCTGCCGGGGGGGCCGCGCCAGCCGCCGCGGCGCCCCCGCCCCAGGACCAGCGCGGGCGCCGGCGCGCCCCCTCCCTTCTCAGTGTGTTTCTCCGcgtctgggggggagggagtgccGCTCCCCCCCACCCCGTGACCCCCCAACGCGAAACGAGGAATGTAGGGGGTCGTGGGGGCGGGGAACCAGGTACTGCGGTTGCACAGAGTATTTCGCCGAAaccaagaatttttttattaccaaaaaaaaaaaaaaaaaaacgcaccGGACACCTCCTCGCCCTTCTCCTGGGGTGGCTGAGACTGGATCCATGGCCTTTCCTCGCCTGGGAATCGCGCACGGCTGGACGACCCCCCTTCCCGGAGAGAGGAGGGGGCGCGCGCCCCCACGCTCTGGCCCCGGCCACACGGGGCTGCCCTGCCTTGcatcttctcctaaataaaccacCAGGGGTTGCCTTCCTAGACTCAGGCCCCTAGCATTGAGTGCCCATAGTCAGGACTGGGGGGGCTGTTGGTGCTTGGGCAAGGGAAGAGATGGTTCTGGgctgaggagggggagggggttcTACTTTTGGTGCCATTTCCTCCTGTTCACCCCCACCCCCCCTTTGCTGGGCATTTCCTTTCCACAAGCTgctgttggggggagggggcagcctTTCTCCCCCGTACCCTCCTCCCCGAGCGGCGGGGCGCGGGGGCACTGGGCGGTGAGTCCTCCAGACCCTGCCGCCGCTCCCCCTCCGCCCCCCGGGGATGGGACTCGCTCTTTCCGGAGAGGCTCTCGCCCGCAAgcacccctcccccatctctccgTTGGCATTAATTTGGGCACCGGCTGGGTTTGGAGCGCTGgggtctctcttcctctctccggCTCCCTCCTTTGCTTTGTGCCCCCCTTGGCCCTTGGCTCCATCTCCCGGGAGACGGGCAGAAGGGGGCACCTGGGGGGGCCCGGAGCCCACGCGCCCTTCCCCAGGCCGGCGGCGCCAAGGGGACCAGGGGCGTCAGCTGGTGGGGGCCGTTGCGACCCTTAATTTatttctctgctgtttctgttCTTGAGAAATGAGGCGGGGAGGGAGGGGACGCGCACAGAGGCTGCTCCCCCCGCATCGGAGTTGTACATTTTTTGtgatgggttttattttttattattattattttatttttgggttttttgttttgtttttttgatttatGATGCCTTCCCGCTCTCCATCCCTCCCAGCTCCCGGCCGGAGGCTCGCGGCGAGCAGAGCCCCCGGGTCCCAGGCGGGGGTCTCCACAACCCCCTCCCATCCCCCGTTGGGCTCCAGCTCCAGACCAAGGGCTTCCCCCCCCCTCGGAGCCCCCTCGGTGATCGGTGGGACCTCAGAGGGGAAGAGCTCAGCTTGGGGGGGGCCGGGGGGCCCAGGGACCGGGCGGTCAGGTCCCTCTCCCCCCCCAGTTCCCTTTCAGCCCTCCCCCTCCCATACTTAGTTTCTCCTCTGGATCAGACACACGTAATAAAGAGAATGTTTGGAATCTGAGCCTTGGGCCTCGGCTGCTTGTCACTTCTTGTCACGGCCCCGGCTCGGACCGGAGCAGCCTCGGGTGGGCTCCGGCGGCGCCCCCCACGCCCTGGCCCAGAGCGGTGGGCTCCCAGCAGACATGGGGGGAAGTGAGGCTCCCGGCGGGCGCTTCCCCCCGGGGGCAAGGGAGGGCCTCACCCAGGagctttaaaaaagttttattttaaaaactgacaaaaaataaattcaggtGGCTTTGCGATTCCCAGCCTGAAGTGTTTTACACGCACGCTCACACACTCACTCCCCACTAGCAGGGAGGGGGAGACGCCCGGCCCGGCTCAGAGCGCGGGGACCTCCCTCCCCTCTACGCACCCCCGGAAGGCAAATCTCGTCCTATTTGGGCccccaccccccctccccccttcctgaCAGcactctccccccaccccaacacTTATTGCCATTAACTCCCCCCAGCAGCGCTCCGGCGCCCGGGCCTTCCGAGGGAAGGGGGGCCGAGCCCGAAGGCCGCCTGCGCCCCTAACTCGCTCTACTCTATGTCACTAACACCCACTACGGGGGAGGCGGGGCGGGGGAGGAGGATCCCAGAGAAAACAGTTCGGCCAGAGGCGACATTCCGGTCCGGAGCGAGCTCCGGGAAGCAGGCACAGAGTGGGCCGGGGGCTGCCTGGGGGGGGGGCGGCCGTCCGAGCCCCCCGGACGCCGGTGTCCGCCAGGAGCCCCCGTGTCCAGTCGTGCCCGTCATGGGCCCTGGATCTTCTGCCACAGAGTGAGGGGCGGAGGTGCCCGACCCAGCTGTCCTCGCTGAAGCAGGTGGcgcccagggtgggggggggggcgggctcAGAGCGAAGGCGATGGGGGCTCGGAGGGGCCCCCCAGCAAAGCAGGGGGAGCCTGGGGGCCTCCCCTGGCGCTGTGTCTGGAGGCTGCGAGGGCAGGCCGGATGAGGGGGGGCGGAGGCTGGTTGGGAGCCAGTCTCGGCTGTAGGAAGCGGCCCTGCTGCAACGGAGGGGGCTGGCGCAGAAGGGTGGGGGCCGAAGGCAGCGGGGGACGCAGCAGGGGGGGCGGCTGAGACAGCGAGGCGGGAGGGGGGGCCACGGGGGGCACTGCCCGAGACACCGCCGTGATCTGGACCTAGGGAAGAGAGCGAGCCCCGGGGCCGGTGGGTCCTGGCCTGGGCGGTCTGGAGCTTCTGTCCCCCCCCACACAGTGCTCTCCCAGGTCAGGGGCTCGCCCACAGCCCAGGTAGCTAGGAAAGGGGGGGACTCAAACTCCCCCAGCTCCCGAGAATGTCTTCCTTTCACGAGCAGGAGCTTGGGGTTCTAAGATGTTCCCCGGCAGCCCCTGGTTCTAGAGCGGGCCACCCTCCCCCCgctcacctcctcctcctcctcgctGGCGGCTGCAGGGGCTGGGACCCCCTTGCGCGTCTCCTCAGCGGGAGCCGGGGCCCCGGCAGCCCCGTCTTGCTCGGCTTCCCACTCCTGCAGCACCTCCTCCAGGTTGAAGCGCCGGCGGTAGCTCACGAAGAAGGTCTTCACCTGGGTCAGGGTCTTGTTTCCGATCACCTCCGCGATGGCGCCGAAGTCCTTCCCGTACCTTCGGATGGCTGCGGAGGAAGGGCCGTCAAAATGGCGCGGCCTCGGGACAGTgtcggggcggggggggggggcccaTTTTTACATAAAGGGAAACAAAGGCGGACCAGACTTGCCCACCCTCGTTCCCCCACCCCGAGTCCTCCCTCACCTTGCACAGCCAGGAGCTGCTCATCCGTGGTCCATCGGGAGTTGTACTTGGTATTTGCCTGAGGAGAGCAGGAAAGAAGTGGGGTCCCTGGCAAACCCCTCACCCCCCCGAGAGGCTGTGGGAACCCAGCGCCTCGATCCCCTGCCTGGGAGAAGCCTCACCTCGGGGGGCCGCAGTGGGTCGATGCCCCCCTCCAGGGCTTGCCGGAGGCTGCTGTTGGTCTGCTTCATGCTTTGCACCTGGGGAAGGAGCGAGAGTCTGGCGCGATGCCCCTTGGCAGTCGGGTGCCTGTCCCCGCGCCCCTGGGCCCGGCCGCTTGCTGGGGAGAAGCCGACTTGGGCTCGGGGCGCTGTGGCTGACCCAACAGAGCTGACTCCCGGGGCAGCCTCGAGCCCAGGACTCGGTCCTCCGGGCACCCGGTGGTCCTTCCCACTGCCGAGGGAGCCCCCGGCCGCCTCCCGCCCCCACAAAGGCCTTGCTGGGCTCGGGCTGGGCCCCTCTCCCGCCTGTCTCCTCCCAGCCTTGCCGGCCCGAGAGCGGGCCCTTTCTGGGCGGCTGACCTGGCGCTTGAGGGAGACCAGCTGAGAGTCCAGGCCCCGGAGGGTGAGGCTGGCGAGGTCGGGGCTGCCGGACACGGCCGTGATGCCCTCGGGACTCAGGTACATGCCCTTGGGCGGGCGGCGCCGGGTGCGCAGGGGGTGGTGGCGGTATTGAGAGAGCTGGGCCTCCTTCTTCCCGGGGCCGGGTCGTGCGTTCAAGGGCCGGGTCGGGGCTGGCTGTGGGGAGAGCGAATGCAGGGAGGTGAAGGAAACCAAAGAGCCAGGGAAGGGGACGGAGCTTGGGGGGGCTGGGGGCACAGGCTCTAGCCCAGCTGCACCTCACCTCTCTCTTGGGGTCCCCAGCATCTGGCTCTCCCTCACTAGTggctcctcttccctcttccaacTCATCACTGCTGGCAGAGGGTCCAGGGAGCAGATGAGATCCCCAGAGCCCTCCCCGAAGGCCCGCGGCCGGCCCGGCCCAGCCCTCGGTTCCCCTTCCCCCGTCTGCTGGCCCTCCCGGCCGCTCCCCCTGTTCTCGCTCCCCGAGGAAGCCCTCGCCACCGCGGGCGCCGCCGGCCTCCCTTTCGACCCCACCTATCGTCCTTGTCCTTGCGGCCCCCCAGCCTCCGGGCCTGGCGGTCCATGACGCTCGTGCGGCTCCGCGTCTTCTTCCAGGAGTAGTAGTATTTCACCAGGCTGGGGATGAGCTTATCCGGCAGCTGCAAAGGAAGGCCCGCTGGTGGGCaggaggctgggggaggggggcgggggaggggagggatccCAGGccggggaggggaaggggggagccCCCCGCTCGGGGACCGGGAGGCCGGGGCAGAGGCCGTACCATCTGCTGGATGCGCTGGAAGCACTTCCCGTGGAAGCCGAAGGCCTGCTCGAACAGCACTTTGTCCTCCACGGTCCACTCGTCCGGGAAAGGGGTGAAGTTGGCCAGGTCCGCCAGGGACTTCTCCACGTCGTGCTTGTGCCAGAGCAGCATGCCCAGGGCCTGCCCGGAGGAGAACGGCCTCAGCGGCTGCCCGCTCCCACCCGGGCGCTCCCGCCGCCTCCCCCACCTTCATCCCTGGCCGGCCGCACCGACCTGCTCGATGTTGTAGCCGTGCTTCTCCTTGGCCATGGCGATGTACTTGTCCACTGGGGGGAGAGGGGGCCGCGGGTAAGGTGGAACGCGAGGCCCCGAGTCCGGGCCGAGCCCCGCTCCGGATCCAGGCGTCCCCACTCCCAGATGGAAAAAGGAAACCCTAGCCCTCCctggctcccctccccccatgggtCTGAATCTAGGCATCCCAGGCAATGACCACCCCTCCCCCCTACCCCATGTGGAGAACAAAGCATGAAACCCCGGGCTTCAGCTCCCTTCCCAGGGATGAATCTGAACTAAGGCATCCCGACCCCGAGACCCCCTGCTGGGTCCGGGGAATAAGTCCGGGCGTCCCACCCTGCAGCTCCCCCCAAAGTGAGCCTGGACCCAGGAGTCAGGCTCCAGCCCCCCAGCCCCCCTGCCAGAGAGAGGGCTGAACGGGGCACCCCCAGCCTGAAACCCCTCCCCCAAAACACGGAGGCCCTGCCCGGGCCCCAGCTCACACTTGGCGTCGGACACGCAGTGGTTGGGGGACCACACCAGCATCCCCTTCAGCTCCTTGTTGCTGTAGCGGGCCGGGCTCTCTGCGGGGAGGGAAGGGGCATGGGCTCGATGGGGGCCGGCCCGGCTCCggcagggaaggaaggggagggcaGGAAGCGCAGGGAGGCAGAGGGAAAGCAGGAAAGGCTTCCCGACCAACCCCGGGGCTCCCCCGGCCCGGCTCCCTCCACAGCCACGTGGGGCCCCCACCTCCTTACCGGGCTTGCACTCGGGAATCACTGCTTGGTAATTGGTCCCCACTCGGATCATGCTGTCTGTGGAAGCAAGGGCACAAGGAGTGAGCCTCCGGATGGAGAGCGGGGGTGGGGGGCTGGCCCGGGCGCCCCTCCTGCAGCTCGCCCCGCTCGCAGGGGAGGGAGCCCCTAAACGGTCAGGGGGGTCAGCCGGCCCTGCTGCCGCTGCCCGGCCGCCCAGGGTCACTGGAGtcctcaacctcagttttctcatccgaAAAATGGAGGGAATGCGCTCCCCATGATCCTCTAGTAGTGAGAAGGGCGGTTCGCAGAGCCTCGAGTGCCGGGGAAATCCAGGTGGGCATTTCGGAGCGGGGGAGTGTGGCTGGGGCTCCCCGGCCTCCCCCCCTCCCCGGCCCTTTGTTCTAGCTCTGGGAGCCAAGGGTGGCTTCCCGGTGACCCGGAGGGAGAGGCAGCTGGGCCGCCCTACCTTCGTTCCCAGGAGGCTCAGGGGGGTGAGAGGAAAGGCTACTTCGCTCCCGAGCTTTGTCCCCTCCCTGCTGGGGTAGGCAAAGCTGGAGGCCGGGAGAGAGGAGGCAGAGTGTCTGGAGGCTGGAGGTGGGAAGCCTCTATGTATGTCGAGGGGATGGTGGATGCCCACgtgtctctcctcccctccctctcgaGACCCCTCCCCCCGCCAAGGAGGCCAGCTCGGAAGGCTCCCAGAGCTCTCCTTTCCCCGCCCCCAGGACAGTGGCGGCAGCGGAGCGGCCCTGCCCCCCCTCCAGCCCCTCTTCCCGCCCCTCCCCCCTCGGTCCCCGGCTCTCACCGTGGGAGTGCTCCTCCTCGCTGCTGTCATCGTCCGAGTGCGGCTGGCCCCCGTTGGGCGCCGTCTTGGCCCGGCTCCGGGACAGGATCCCGGAGCCGGACTTCTCCATCACGGACGGCATCCTTGCCCTTTCCCGCCCGCCCGGGGCCCAGGCTCAGCGGGCGGCGGCCCCGAGACTCCGGAATAGCGGGCAGAGCCCCCTCCCCGTCCCTCCCGGCCCGGCCGCCGCTGAGGCTCGGAGGCCACGGCCGGCGAGGGAGCGAGCGCGGGCCGACGGGGCAGCCTTCCCTCCGGGCGCCGGGCCCCCCGGGGGAGGGCAGCAAAAGTTTCTGGAGGACTCCGGGGAGCCGGGAGCCACACTGCCCGGGTCCCAAGCGGGCGTTCCTCGCGTCCCCCTCTGGGAGCGGGGGCCGGGACGCCCGCGCTCTGCCCGCTCTGGCGCCGGGAGCCGGCTCCTGCCCCTCGGCAGGTAAATGGGGGCCGGCGCCCAGGGAAAGCGGCCGCGCACACAGAAGCCCGGCTGCGCCCTCGCCCCGGGGCCGGCGCCGCTCTCCCCGGCGCGGGGCACGAGCCCGGCTGCCTCCCCGCTCCCGGGCCGGACGCGGCCCCCCGCGGGGCCGGCGCTCACACAAGGGGGCAAAGTTGCCGCGAGCCGGGGAG
Encoded here:
- the RCOR2 gene encoding REST corepressor 2 isoform X1, whose translation is MPSVMEKSGSGILSRSRAKTAPNGGQPHSDDDSSEEEHSHDSMIRVGTNYQAVIPECKPESPARYSNKELKGMLVWSPNHCVSDAKLDKYIAMAKEKHGYNIEQALGMLLWHKHDVEKSLADLANFTPFPDEWTVEDKVLFEQAFGFHGKCFQRIQQMLPDKLIPSLVKYYYSWKKTRSRTSVMDRQARRLGGRKDKDDSDELEEGRGATSEGEPDAGDPKREPAPTRPLNARPGPGKKEAQLSQYRHHPLRTRRRPPKGMYLSPEGITAVSGSPDLASLTLRGLDSQLVSLKRQVQSMKQTNSSLRQALEGGIDPLRPPEANTKYNSRWTTDEQLLAVQAIRRYGKDFGAIAEVIGNKTLTQVKTFFVSYRRRFNLEEVLQEWEAEQDGAAGAPAPAEETRKGVPAPAAASEEEEEVQITAVSRAVPPVAPPPASLSQPPPLLRPPLPSAPTLLRQPPPLQQGRFLQPRLAPNQPPPPLIRPALAASRHSARGGPQAPPALLGGPSEPPSPSL
- the RCOR2 gene encoding REST corepressor 2 isoform X2 → MIRVGTNYQAVIPECKPESPARYSNKELKGMLVWSPNHCVSDAKLDKYIAMAKEKHGYNIEQALGMLLWHKHDVEKSLADLANFTPFPDEWTVEDKVLFEQAFGFHGKCFQRIQQMLPDKLIPSLVKYYYSWKKTRSRTSVMDRQARRLGGRKDKDDSDELEEGRGATSEGEPDAGDPKREPAPTRPLNARPGPGKKEAQLSQYRHHPLRTRRRPPKGMYLSPEGITAVSGSPDLASLTLRGLDSQLVSLKRQVQSMKQTNSSLRQALEGGIDPLRPPEANTKYNSRWTTDEQLLAVQAIRRYGKDFGAIAEVIGNKTLTQVKTFFVSYRRRFNLEEVLQEWEAEQDGAAGAPAPAEETRKGVPAPAAASEEEEEVQITAVSRAVPPVAPPPASLSQPPPLLRPPLPSAPTLLRQPPPLQQGRFLQPRLAPNQPPPPLIRPALAASRHSARGGPQAPPALLGGPSEPPSPSL